Proteins encoded together in one Bactrocera neohumeralis isolate Rockhampton chromosome 4, APGP_CSIRO_Bneo_wtdbg2-racon-allhic-juicebox.fasta_v2, whole genome shotgun sequence window:
- the LOC126754547 gene encoding LOW QUALITY PROTEIN: jerky protein homolog-like (The sequence of the model RefSeq protein was modified relative to this genomic sequence to represent the inferred CDS: deleted 1 base in 1 codon), with protein sequence MEKSLYLWFIRMRGRNCPVSGLMLKEKAKELHSLLKENSTGFNASDGWLQRFKKRYGVRLLKVSGEKLSSQPQLVDPFKLKLKQKIEEMELCNDQLYNADESGLFWKILPDKTYVSSHEKPAPGTKTEKQRITFLCCANASGAHKLKLLVIGKAKNPRSFKHFPYCPTDYKNSKSAWMTSAIFKHWFHQSFVPQVRLFLKRKNLPIKALLLIDNAPSHPSEAELKTEDGNIIDMFMPPNVTPLIQPMDQNAIKITKLYYRNSLLASIAAKNLDLLESMKNVTLKDAVTLLSVAWDRVSTETLANCWKNILSLMGNEEDPEYNIPLNILKDKWSAEINSLIRMSVDLLQDLSLQVEFTLPMIREWNDDPCVDDATEIHKITEIHEIEESDDDDCIAEDPIKKIAASVAVEIFNKALQWAGDAMVDQSDMSVLRRLREKAVFQLLERKNQQKKITDFFNE encoded by the exons ATGGAAAAAAGTCTATACCTTTGGTTCATTCGGATGCGCGGAAGGAATTGTCCTGTAAGCGGATTAATGCTAAAAGAAAAGGCTAAGGAATTGCATTCCCTACTTAAAGAAAACTCGACCGGATTCAATGCTAGTGACGGATGGCTCCAGAGATTTAAGAAAAGATACGGAGTTAGATTGCTTAAAGTATCTGGAGAAAAACTCTCATCGCAGCCTCAATTGGTTGATCCATTTAAGctgaaactaaaacaaaaaattgaggAAATGGAGTTATGTAATGACCAATTGTATAATGCTGACGAATCTGGTTTATTCTGGAAGATTTTGCCAGATAAGACCTATGTATCATCGCATGAAAAACCTGCTCCAGGAACAAAGACGGAGAAGCAGCGTATAACATTTCTCTGTTGCGCAAATGCATCGGGTGCacataaacttaaacttttagTAATTGGTAAGGCAAAAAATCCACGCAGCTTTAAACACTTT CCCTACTGCCCTACGGATTATAAGAACTCGAAATCAGCCTGGATGACGTCTGCCATTTTTAAACATTGGTTCCATCAATCTTTTGTGCCACAG GTAAGATTGTTTCTAAAGCGGAAGAACTTACCAATAAAGGCACTACTACTTATTGACAACGCTCCCTCTCATCCAAGTGAAGCAGAATTAAAAACTGAAGATGGAAATATAATTGACATGTTTATGCCGCCAAATGTCACCCCTCTTATCCAACCTATGGATCAAAATGCGATTAAAATAACGAAGTTATATTACAGAAACAGTTTGTTGGCTTCAATAGCAGCAAAAAACTTAGATTTGCTTGAATCAATGAAAAATGTAACGTTGAAAGATGCTGTTACTCTTTTATCTGTCGCATGGGATCGGGTCAGCACAGAAACTCTTGCCAATTgttggaaaaacattttaagtttAATGGGAAACGAGGAGGACCCTGAATATAACATTCCATTAAATATCCTGAAAGACAAATGGAGTGCAGAAATAAACTCTTTAATACGAATGTCAGTTGATCTTCTTCAGGACTTGAGTCTCCAG gtTGAGTTTACATTGCCAATGATTCGAGAGTGGAACGATGACCCTTGTGTTGATGATGCCACCGAAATCCATAAAATCACCGAAATCCATGAAATTGAAGAAAGTGACGATGATGATTGTATTGCCGAAGACCCCATAAAGAAAATTGCCGCAAGTGTGGCAGTTGAAATCTTTAACAAGGCATTGCAATGGGCTGGAGATGCAATGGTTGATCAAAGCGACATGAGTGTACTTAGACGCTTAAGGGAGAAAGCAGTATTTCAGCTATTAGAAAGGAAAAACCAGCAGAAAAAGATAAcggatttttttaatgaataa